One Schistocerca cancellata isolate TAMUIC-IGC-003103 chromosome 1, iqSchCanc2.1, whole genome shotgun sequence genomic region harbors:
- the LOC126092130 gene encoding uncharacterized protein LOC126092130 encodes MTTAALCLLLLIAASASVSEAQFWNRWDGSPWWLNQDQEATQRPQVRPRPRPTPPTTTSTTAAAAAGGGGVPVDSFGRVAGCDCPAPPQYNPVCGSDGVTYNNPQILECANRCGHPVTINFIGLCVAG; translated from the exons CGTCGGCGAGCGTGTCGGAGGCGCAGTTCTGGAACAGGTGGGACGGCTCGCCCTGGTGGCTGAACCAGGACCAGGAGGCGACGCAGCGGCCGCAGGTGCGGCCCCGGCCGCGGCCCACGCCGCCCACGACGACTAGCAcgacggcggctgcggcggcgggcggcggcggcgtcccGGTGGACAGCTTCGGCCGCGTGGCCGGCTGCGACTGCCCGGCGCCGCCGCAGTACAACCCCGTCTGCGGCTCCGACGGCGTCACCTACAACAACCCGCAGATCCTCGAGTGCGCCAACCGCTGCGGCCACC CGGTAACCATCAACTTCATCGGCCTGTGTGTGGCGGGCTAG